In Sparus aurata chromosome 5, fSpaAur1.1, whole genome shotgun sequence, the genomic window CTTGTGTTACCTCTCCTGTTTCATGGACAGGTTCGTGACTTTTGAAATGTAGGTCAAGAGTAATAGAGGCTCTATGccattaaaaatgcatgttcTTATAATGCAAAAATAACTCACACACAATTTGTGTTCTTGTAGTTGGGGCTGGAGCGTTACCATGGCGTGGGGATTCTGGGATTCAACTCCCCCGAGTGGTTCATCGCAGACATCGGCAGCATCCTCGCTGGGTAAGATCACATTTACAGATCTTCCACTGCTGCACATTGTTTCACCAGTGGCTGCACATTTAACTCCGTCCATGTTTATCGCAAAGTtcatctgtgtgtctctgcccacgcctgtttgtgttttaacagtttAAAGTCTCAGGAAACATGATGCAGATGTTAGACTCACCAGGTCTGCATTGTTTTCTGGAAAACTATGGACACAGCAAAACATATTGTCAGTATATTCAGTCACTGTTCTTGGATAGTGACACTGAACATGTGTTGGTTATGCACCTGTTCAAAGACTTTAAATTACCTTAAAATACCCCCCAAAAAAGGTATGCTGTAATTCCAGTTTTGACAAGCAGTAAATCAAATGTACCAGTTTGAATCATTGATGCAGAAACTGTGTGCTCTCTCCTCTGGGTGTCGATGTTTAGATGTGTTGCTTTAGGATGTTTCACAGATGCTATTCTGGTTGTTTCGAGGATAAAAGTCTTTTTGTGTTAGATACTTAATATCTGATTTGATGATCACATTTCTGTTTAATTCTAATGTCATAGAATAACTGTTatctgtattgtgtgtgtgtgaactaaTTTTGAATGCTGCTGTTTCAGCCAGGAGCTCTTTAAAAAAACGTTtcctggtttaaaaaaagaaaagaaaaaaaaagaataattactTTAAACACAGATTTAATTCTTTACTTCTCAGTCAAAAAAGTTATCtcttaaattaataataatgtgtATTCATGAACTACTTTGTGATACAAACTGTAGGCAAATGAGCATTCTCCTGTATCTCATTTGTTCCTTAGTGGTCTGGGAACTGGAATCTACACGACAAACTCTCCTGAAGCTTGTCAGTATGTGGCTGCCAACTGTGAGGCCAACGTCTTGGTTGTGGAGGACCAGAAACAGCTCAACAAAATCCTGCAGGTCAGGAGCTTCATTACAGCACCAGCCCTCAGTGTGCCTCGGATAACTATTGGCAAAGAGCAATCTGTCCTCAAATGACTTGAATTTGTTGAATTTGTCTTTCCCAACAGGTTAAAGATCATCTACCTCATCTGAAAGCCATTGTCCAGTATAAAggggagctgcagcagaaagaACCCTTCCTGTACACAGTATGTTCACTCAGCAGATATATTGATTACGCTCTTAAATCCCATCTGATAGTTTCCTCTATGTGATGCCTCCACTGCTGCCCCTATAAATGCGAAGTTATCTTTCCTACCTGTGGTGTAAGACTTGCAACAAGATATGATGTGACTGAACTTAAATATATCaaacagctgcagttcagcccaGATTCAGTCCATATTCAGacctaatgtgtgtgtttctgcagtggGCAGAGTTCATGAAGCTGGGAGAGGACGTGCCTGAGGAGCAGCTGGATAAAATGATTGACAGTCTTCGGGCCAACGAGTGCTGTTCTCTCATCTATACCTCTGGAACCACTGGCAACCCCAAAGGAGTCATGCTGAGCCATGACAATGTGAGTTCGACCAAAAGTCCAAAACCATAAGATATTCAATTTATAATGATGTGTGatgaaaaaagcagcaaatcctctcATTTCAGAAGCTGGGAACAGATAATATTTGGCATAGGAAATGTATTGATTATCAAATTGAAGTTGTGGCTTCCTCCACACTGCTTGTAAAGCTGCAGCTGAACCATACTACTTGTGGACTATTGGCTCAATATGAACGTTTCATAAGATCTGTGTGTGGGACAGATGcatgatgatgctgatgtgtgtgtgtgtgtgtgagtctgtatTTGCTGATATGTGTTGTGAgagctcaagaaaaaaaaaaaaactttttacagGTGACATGGACAGTCCGCATGGCTCTATCCATTGTAAATCTTAAACCTGCCGAGGAGGTGGTGGTCAGTTACCTGCCGCTCAGCCACGCAGCGGCCCAGATGTTCGACATGTGGATGTGTATTTGTTATGCCGTGACCACCTACTTTGCAGAGCCAGATGCCCTCAAGGTGAGGATGCCCTCTGTTGTATAAACATGAAATCAAtaatgaaagtttttttttccaattttgaCCATAATCCTCATTCATCTTTACAGGGATCCTTAGGAACCACACTGAAAGAGGCACGTCCAACTTGTTTCCTCGGGGTTCCTCGTGTATGGGAGAAGATGCAGGAGAAGATGAGAGCTGTTGGTCTCAAGGCATCCCCAATGAGGAAAAGAGTGGCAGACCGGGCCAAGGCCATTGGTCTGCAGTATAACTACAGCAAAATGAACAAGTGAGACAGTAACCATATCCAGGCTAATAACTGCTCTTTTGAAGAGGCAAATTGACACTACCTTTGTTAAACAGTGAGGATAAAGACTGAGCTGTGTGTTCATGAAGAGCACCAACTGTGCTTTTTGCTTTTAGGAGTTTAAAATGACATGGAGAACTGAATTAAGCATGATACACATAGCATCAGACACTGCAAGATCTCTAATGGAGACTGCCCAGGCTAAGTGTAACAGGCTGGACATGGATTAATACATTTCTGGTATGAGGATGTTTACCCAGAAGAGACAGGATCTGTTTAACCATGTCCAAACCTTTTCTAGTAATAATGAGATCATGAGATAGtgagtcataattatgagaaacAGCCTCCAGTCATAACACattttcatggaaaaaaaatagaaaacagttGAGATTTTTTATTCTGGACCACAGTGGTGGACGATGACAATGTGCCACGTTCAATTTGGTCCCAGTTCTTGATTACTAAAAGATTCTCACCTccaaatgataaatgataaatgattgTTTTACAGGGAGAATCAGGTGCCATGGGGCTTCACAATGGCTAATAATCTGGTCTTTAAGAAGGTGCGTGCTGCGCTGGGCTTGGACCGCTGCAAGATCTTCTTCACAGGTGCTGCCCCCATCACCAAAGAAACTCTGGAGTACTTCATGAGCCTGAACATCCCTGTGATGGAGATATACGGCATGAGTGAAAGCTCCGGTCCACACACCGTCTCCAGTAACGAAGAAAACCGCATCACAAGGTCAGCAGGAAAGCCTTCTGGAAGAGTCACCATTAATTAAAGTGTGTTGCTGATATGGATGTTTTAACAAGATGCTACGACAACTTTTCCCTTTGGTGAAAGTTTGACTGAAAACAGGTTTGAAACATTCCCTTTTACAAGTGGTGCTAACATCCAGTCACTAAATATGGCAGACCATCTCCCCCCTACCATCACATTCATTTaacaacaccactgttgttCGAAACATCTACCTCCTCAAGTGGTTACCAGTTTGTTGCGCTAGCTAATGCTGCTAACACGAGCTAGCCGAAACCACTCCCTACCCACTATATAGTTAAATATACAGTGACTTCACCATTTTGTAGTGTCATCCAAATGTTTCGTGGGAATTATTATACCCTATATATTTGACACAAAATATCCGACGATGCATAGGCGATCCTCCGGTCAAAAGCATGCTTCCCTAACCTTCAGGGCCACTGCTGCCCAACTACCAAGACCCATGATCGCTGAAAAAACAGACACCATAACATACATTTTCCCCCCTACTTTCTATGAgctattataaaaaaaagatttgtctATATAAAAATGTGATCAATATGACCTTCAAGTCAGCGAAAAACCTCGAGTTTGAAAATATATCGAAATAGGACAGCTAAAATCTCTGCTAACTGATATGAACCCAGGAAACCCTGGAGTACTTCATGAGCCTGAACATCCCTGTGATGGAGCTATATGGCATGAGCGAAAGCTCCGGTCTACACACCATCTCCTGGAGTGAAGATTACTGCATCACAAGGTCAATAGCAAAGTGTCAGTATAATAAAATGCTTCTGGGATATGGATGTTACTACAGCACGCTGTAACAGCTTGTTGGTAATCTTTTCACTGGTTCGTTTTTGTGTACTGAATGTTAAAGTCCAGGAGAAGGTGTGACATCTGGTCAACACCAGGACACATAGGGTCTTACCgttttcatgttgttgactTATGACTGGTCCTTCCAGCTGTGGGAAGGTGATGCCAGGTTGCAAGACGAAACTGGACAACCCGGATAAGGATGGGAATGGAGAGATATGTTTCTGGGGTCGACACGTCTTCATGGGTTACCTGAACATGCCAGATAAAACAGTAGAGGCTCTTGACCAGGATGGCTGGCTGCACTCTGGAGATCTGGGGAAACACGACCAGCACGACTTCCTGTACATTACAGGAAGGATCAAGGGTAAGATCCTATAAAAACAGCCTCTGAAATGTTCTGTTATAAACAACAAAGGTCATTAAGTTTCTGACTTCTTTACACAGAGCTGATCATCACCGCCGGTGGAGAGAACATCCCTCCTGTGCCCATCGAGGACGCACTGAAGGCAGAGGTGCCCATCATCAGCAATGCCATGCTGCTCGGAGACAAGCTCAAGTTCCTCTCCATGCTGCTCACTCTCAAAGTAACAGGACCTCCattcctgcagacacacagctactaaacaaataaaacaaacacagtgttgacCCTTCTCTCTGCTTTTTCAGTGTGTCGTGGACGACAACGGCGAGCCCACAGATGAGCTGAGCCCCGAGGCTTTGGCCTTCTGCCAGCAGCACGGCGTCACAGCGACCAAAGTGTCACAGATCATAGCCAATAGGGAGCCAGCTATCTACACGGCCATTCAGGAGGGCTTGGAGCGCGTGAACGCCAGAGCAACATCCAACGCCCAGAAGGTCCAGAAGTGGATCATACTGGAGCGAGACTTCTCTATTGGAGGAGGAGAACTGGGTGAGTCGCTGAGGTTTTTTTGTAACTCTTCCTTTTGACATTAAACAGGGGCAAAGGTCAAGTCAGGATACtattattaaaggagaacttcggtcgatttaaacatgcagcttcattgctcaagctacccttgacttgccagcaccgaagacgcgaacaaatttggtccaaccattacagagttccgtgaacggagacttagcattgaacgctaacagcatggggtcagaactttacactgtgttttaagcgtcttaacatgctccacatctcacaccaaaagttatgcaacatcagcagacaccttagcacacagcactgaagcatgtatgactcaaactgaataaaaaagtagttaaaacagtgtgtttgtgcaagcagctacttacctgtttgttgacatcggcgtcttccggtagctagaccaaactactCAATCCGTCATGcatgcacttactccctcactggcggagacagaaacgtaatccagcattttagtgtttctgttcataatgtacatgtccatgttacagcctgtcatgagccatgagccttacaatagcctgttaagcctgttaagtgcacactcgatggatatgctagtttggtctagctaccggaacacacggatgtcaacaaacaggtaagtagctccttgcacaaacacactgttttaactacttttttattcattttgagtcatacacgctacagtgctgtgttgtaaggtgtctgctgatgttgcataacttttggtgtgagatgtggagcatgttaagacgcttaaaacacagtgcaaagttctgaccccatgctgttagcgttcaatgctacatctccgttcacggagctctgtaatggctggaccaaatgtgttcgcgtcttcggtactggcaagtcaagggtagcttgagcaatgaagctgcatgtttaaatcgaccgaagttctcctttaaggaatGAGGAAGGATTCACTACAGCTATTTTTAAACCTACTGTCATGTTTGATCAGCAGTCATTCAAGGTTGTGTGTTGATCAGACACGGGTGACTGTGCAACACGCCAGACAACATTCCAATGGCGAGCGATTAAATCTCGCCCtcagaaacattttcaaatcttCCGTGGATCAAATGTTGTTATCTTGCAGGTGTTGCTCAGTAGAAACTGAATCTTTACGTTGAGATGAAATTGAATTAACCTGCTTCTACTTTCTTTCCGTGCAGGACCCACCATGAAACTGAGGAGGCCCATTGTTGTGAAGATGTACCAGGAGAAAATAGAGGAAATCTACTCAGTGATGAAACAGTAGACTGAACTGCACGGAGATCAGATACTACTCAAGAGAGAAACTTCATCGACATTGTGTTGTACGCAGACGTCAAACTGGGAAATATATAAATCTCTCTTCACCTGACTGATAAAAGTGCAAAAGAGacataagaggaaaaaaaatcagattctGATTGTGTTGCAAAGGAATATAGGTCTGTGCTGCTATGTCTAAATCCTTGATGTCGCCAAGACAACCTAAACCGAgacataatcataatcataatcaagACCAGAGTGTAGCGCAACCAAGACAAGGCCAAGACTTCGGGGTGTTGAGACAAAGGCAATATTAAGACCAAGGCAGGACACACTAATGCTAAAATGTCGGACATGCAAACCATAGTCATGCCTCAAATTGATGAGAAATATACAGGATTCCTCTTTATTCACCTCTTTTGTTTCCGTATACAggatatatgtatgtataagtGTCCTGATTGCATACTGTGGGTGAACTTTATTGGTGGGAATTTTCCTTTGAGTTCTAttaacacatacaaacaaacaccaaGCAGCTGAAATCCACTTAATCATCTTTATTCAACACTCCTTCAGTCATGTTTTATTATGTCAAGTTTCTGTCGTCTGTTCCAGATCGATATTTAAGCTGTTAAATGCACACACGGCTTCACAGCTGCTGTGCACCTTTTGtacataaaacattacaaatcaGAGCCAAATATTGCTGTTTACAGTGAGGCATCAGGTTCAGTAGCTCACTGGAAACAATTATGGTAAATGGACTTACATACCgtttttccagtctactgaccccTCGAAGCACTTTACAACTCATGTCACATTCACATACTGATgccggaggctgccatgcagggTCGGACCGGCTCATCAGGTCTTGCTAAAGGATAATTTGACATGCAGCTGGTGGAGCCGGGGAATTGATCCACGAACCTTCTGATTACTGGTAGACCCTCTCTATCTCCTAGTTTGACCATTTTTCAAGGTTAATGTTTTTAACTATAATCCACTGTGGCCTTGAAGATGAAACTcaagtgtattttatttttaattgttagtATTTAAAGATTTTACAGCATTAATTGCCAGTTTCCTGTCTCATATTGTGTACACAAGATAATCCTCACCTGGCAGAGCTGCAGAATAAGTATTTTTATAAtgtgatatgaatattgatagcCTGAACTTCTCAAATCACAAGCGTGTGCAAATGACATAgcatacattttaatttgtgctAGTCCATGTACAGTTTGacaaataatgacatttgtattttttgtttgatgttCCATgattgtcaataaaaaaaatctgtgatgtGGGTAAACTGACCAAACTGAGTTCATAAAGGTGTATTATTTTGACAATTTTGAGGACAAGCTGTATTGAACTTCTGTTAGCAGCAAATCCGTCTTAGGTGTGGGATATCACAGCCATGAATGAAAAACTGGAGCTTGCAGATCAACAGGTTTATGCAATGGGATGGATCTGCCTGGGGAAACCTAATGAATGGAGACCGATGTAACAGTAAGGATGCCAATATATTTATCAGACTGTctggacaaaacacaaaatgtactCCCAATGAAGATAAACTGGACcttaatgtttattttagaCAAGGGCCGTGAATGGGAGAGAAGGCTTGATATTTTCTGGCACATTGTCTGAGGATCCCACCTCAAAATGGCAACAGTGGTTTAGAAGGTAGAGCTCTGCTTATCGGAGGGTTGGTGATCCGACCCTCAGACACCAAGCTGCACGACGAGGAATCCTCgtgcaagatactgaacctgaAACTGCTCCCGATAagtctctgccatcagtgtatgaatgtgtgtgtgtgtgtgtgtgaatggctgaatgtgacaagtgttgtaaagtgtgTCTCAATTTACTTGCCTTCTCCAAAAATATTTCAAGAAAAACATCTAATGACTCAAAAAGGAGACGGAGGACTGAACTCTGTAGTTCAGGAGCCTTTTGATATTGAGAGAGTGGTTTCACTTCAGCACAGGATTGTTGTAAACTTACATATCGTCACATtggacagacaaaacaaaccaaaacagaaagaaataaaaagaaaataagtgtCTTAATCACCGAAAAAATGGAAAGATGTCAGATAACTTAGGGACCCGTTAGGGATGAGCAAGTAAACCATTATCTATATCTGTTCAACCAACGAAATGACGTGTCCGTATTTGGGATGGGCGGGGCTTAGGCTGGGAGTATGTGGGTCTGACAGGAAGTTGTTCATTTAGGCCTGAAATTGAAATAGGTTGGGCAGAAGTTGCTGTACCTATTATTTCTTACAACCTCAGAGCTCAGCTTCAgatcttttcttatttttcctcCAACACGAGTACAGAATGGTTACAGATGGTATCATACTTGTTTACCACTCGTTTCAGCAGAGTACTCAGTCAAACCCTTGTTCAGATCACTCCTACTGTATATAAATCGTCCACATTCAATACATCAAAAATGggtaattgaaaaaaaattctaGACATCAAAGATTTCTTTATTAACAATCATGGAAACGTCTATCACAAAATAAACCTTTTAAATATTCGTCAAACTGTACATGGAGTAGCACAAATTGAAATGTATGCTTTACAGTTTGCACATGCTtgtgattggaaaaaaaattcaagCATATCACGTTATAAAAAATACTTATTCAAACGTCACCACAAGTCTTAAGATGTCTGCTGCTCTGCCAGGTGAGGATTATCTTGTAATCTGTACTGCAACGTGAGACAGGAAACAATCGATGCTGTAAAAGATGCTGCgtcaaaaaaataaagtacatgTGCTTCTGACAATGCTTCTGAAATGGGACAGTGTCATCCTTAAGGCCACAGCGGATTATAGTTCACAACGTTACCttttaaaaactgtgaaaatgtaaaacttcTAAAAAGGAGTGCCCCTCCCTGAATATGGCTCTGGTGCTGAGTTATCATGTACAATTCACCACATACTAAACTGAAAGACTTTGGCTCTGATCTGGATGTTTTATGTACAAAATGTGCACCACTGCTGTGAATCCGTATGTACATCTAACAACTTAAATATCGATTTGAACAGACAACAGAAACTTGACATGATAAAACATAGCAGCACAAACCTCTATTCCATTACAAcataatcagaatcagatttttTCCCTTAAACCTCTTTTGCACTTCAAACATTCAGGTGAAAAGAGGTTTATATAATTCCCAGCTCAACATCTGCATACAACACAATGTCGACCAAGCTTCTCTCTTCAGTAGTATCTTATCTCCGTGCAGTTCAGTCTACTGTTTCGTCACTGCGTAGATTTCATCTATTTTCTCCTGGTACATCTTCACAACAATGGGCCTCCTCAGTTTCATGGTGGGTCCTGCACAGGAAGAAATGAAAAGTAGGTTAACTCAATTTAATCTCAATGTAATCTGATCCACGGaaggtttgaaaatgtttctgaGGGCGAGATTTAATCGCTCGTCACTGGAATGTTGTCTGGCGTGTTGCACAGTCACCTGGTGTCTGTTCAACACACAACCTTGATTGACTGCTGATCAAACATGTAGTCAGTATCTGTAGTGAATCCTTCCTCATCCTTGATAATAGTATCCTGATTTGACCTTTGCCCCTGTTTTAATGCCAAAAGGAagagttacaaaaaaaaactcagcgACTCACCCAGTTCTCCTCCTCCAATAGAGAAGTCTCGCTCCAGTATGATCCACTTCTGGACCTTCTGGGCGTTGGATGTTGCTCTGGCGTTCACGCGCTCCAAGCCCTCCTGAATGGCCGTGTAGATAGCTGGCTCCTTATTGGCTATGATCTGTGACACTTTGGTCGCTGTGACGCCGTGCTGCTGGCAGAAGGCCAAAGCCTCGGGGCTCAGCTCATCTGTGGGCTCGCCGTTGTCGTCCACGACACactgaggaagcagagagaaaggtcatcactgtgtttgttttatttgtttagtagctgtgtgtctgcaggaatGGAGGTCCTGTTACTTTGAGAGTGAGCAGCATAGAGAGGAACTTGAGCTTGTCTCCGAGCAGCATGGCGTTGCTGATGATGGGCACCTCGGCCTTCAGTGCGTCCTCGATGGGCACAGGAGGGATGTTCTCTCCACCGGCGGTGATGATCAGCTCTTTGTAAAGAAGTCAGAAACTTAATGACCTTTGTTGTTTATAACAGATGATTTCAGAAGCTGTTTTGATAGGATCTTACCCTTGATCCTTCCTGTGATGTACAGGAAGTCGTGCTGGTCGTGTTTTCCCAGATCTCCAGAGTGCAGCCAGCCATCCTGGTCAAGAGCCTCTGCTGTTTTATCGGGCATGTTCAGGTAACCCATGAAGACGTGTCGACCCCAGAAACATATCTCTCCATTCCCGTCCTTATCTGGGTTGTCCAGTTTCGTCTTGCAACCTGGCATCACCTTCCCACAGCTGGAAGGACCAGTCATAagtcaacaacatgaaaacGGTAAGACCTCATGTGTCCTGGTGCTGACCAGATGTCACACCTTCTCCTGGACTTTAACATTCAGTACACAAAAATGAACCAGTGAAAAGATTACCAACAAGCTGTTACAGCGTGCTGTAGTAACATCCATATCCCAGAAGCATTTTTTTATAGCTGACACTTTGCTATTGACCTTGTGATGCAGTAATCTTCACTCCAGGAGATGGTGTGTGGACCGGAGCTTTCGCTCATGCCATATAGCTCCATCACAGGGATGTTCAGGCTCATGAAGTACTCCAGGGTTTCCTTGGTGATGGGGGCAGCACCTGTGAAGCAGAACTTGCAGCGGTCTAAGCCCATGGCAGCACGCACCGTCTTAAAGACCAGATTATTCGCCAACATGAAGCCCCACGGGACCTGATTCTCCCTGTAACACAAAAAAAGTAACATTGGAAATTTATCTAAAGAGATTTTAGGAATTCGGAAAAAATTGGAGGCTGAATCTCATAATTATGTCTAATTTTCTAATGATCTTTGCTACAGAGTAACAGTATTTGGATAAAACGATAAAAAATATATCGTCATTAATGGCACAAACAACCAATACGCTGAGTCCAAACAACAGATCCCTTTTGTCTCACTTGTTCATGACactgtggttgtactgcaggccGATGGACTTGGCCCAGTCCGCCACTCTCCTCTTCATTGGGGATGCCTTGACAGCGGCAGCTCTCATCTTCTCCTGCATCTTCTCCCAAACACGAGGAACTCCGAGGAAACATGTCGGACGCACCTCTTTCAGTGTGGTTCCTAAGGAGCCCTGTAAAGATGAATGAGGATCAGGGTCAAAGGTGAAAAAACTTTCATTATTAGTTTCATGTTTATACAACTAATGCACTCTTACCTTAAGGGCGTCCGGTTCTGCAAAGTATGTCGTTATGGCATAACAAATACACATCCACATGTCGAACATCTGGGCCGCTGCGTGGCTGAGCGGCAGGTAACTGACCACCAACTCCTCGGCAGGTTTAATATTCACCACGGAGACGGCGGTACGGGCTGTCCATGTCACCTGCaggggaaaaagagggagaagaacTTTTGTAATTCAATGTTTTCTTGAATTTTTAAAATAGAGAGAAAAGCACAATTAGGCGGTTAAGCAAGCTTTAAAGCCTGCTTCTTCtcgttttaaaaaaatcctCAGTGTGTTATAGTTATTAACCTGGCCATAATCTGGCCTGGAAAGTCCTTTAAAAAGGCCTTAAATTTTATGTTGAAGAAATTGTGGGAACCCTGAATCTGCCAACAGCGTAAAGAGCCGAGAAGTAAGTTTTTATAAGCTGTCAAAGTGACAAAGTGAGCCCTTTAAGAAGACAACAGTGGATAAAGGAGAAAAGGCATTAGCAGGACAAATGGGAGacaggaaggaaaaacaaacatttcaaaagtaaGGTCGCCAGATCTTATAAAACTTTAAGCCAAAGGTAGCATCGTTCTGCTGTTCAAGTTTGAATCTTTGTCCATTTCAGGACAATCAGCCACCGATTAAGCAGTGAAGACGAGGCCACAACTGCAGCTCAGTAATCGATTGATTGTTTCAATCGTTTTCCAAGCACAAGCATTCCCCTTAATCATATGTCATCATacatttattatcttttttttttttttttacttttagtggAACAGAAcgagacatttttatttaattttgggCAGTTGTGATGAGCAGTTTCAtcacagtttttccttttttcttagAAATAAGCTAAACGATAAATCTGAGCAATATTTTGCAGATGAGCTGCAGCCCTGAAGCAGTTCAATTGTGTGAAGTGTAATAAAAGGGAAGTATCTTGTGTCAATAACTCACATTGTCATGGCTCAGCATGACTCCTTTGGGATTGCCAGTGGTTCCAGAGGTATAGATGAGAGTACAGCACTCGTTGGCCCGAAGACTGTCAATCATTTTATCCAGCTGCTCCTCAGGCACGTCCTCTCCCAGCTTCATGAACTCTGCccactgcagaaacacacacattatgttGAACATTTAAGTTCAGTAACATTCATCTTATTGCAATTCTTACACCACAAGAAAAGTACGGAAAACTATCAGATGTGATTTATGAGCGTAATCAGTATGTCTGCTGAGTGAACGTACTGTATACAGGAAGGGTtctttctgctgcagctccccTTTATACTGGACAATGGCTTTCAG contains:
- the LOC115581497 gene encoding long-chain-fatty-acid--CoA ligase ACSBG2-like — its product is MSLQEDSIQNNSVEVMDVNCESLSVQKPQTLSDSTNSETHSPVILNGEATTAELSAVSASEDQETHSSSDTEALAEPDTTPELDEALAEFSLEEPKAVPLSTANVATTLTPADQLWCTSSDNAVRLRMEGSGPASETPITIHQMFLETVEKYGDHPALASKQEGQWVTMTWRQYYEQCRAAAKSFLKLGLERYHGVGILGFNSPEWFIADIGSILAGGLGTGIYTTNSPEACQYVAANCEANVLIVENQKQLDKILQVKDHLPHLKAIVQYKGELQQKEPFLYTWAEFMKLGEDVPEEQLDKMIDSLRANECCTLIYTSGTTGNPKGVMLSHDNVTWTARTAVSVVNIKPAEELVVSYLPLSHAAAQMFDMWMCICYAITTYFAEPDALKGSLGTTLKEVRPTCFLGVPRVWEKMQEKMRAAAVKASPMKRRVADWAKSIGLQYNHSVMNKENQVPWGFMLANNLVFKTVRAAMGLDRCKFCFTGAAPITKETLEYFMSLNIPVMELYGMSESSGPHTISWSEDYCITSCGKVMPGCKTKLDNPDKDGNGEICFWGRHVFMGYLNMPDKTAEALDQDGWLHSGDLGKHDQHDFLYITGRIKELIITAGGENIPPVPIEDALKAEVPIISNAMLLGDKLKFLSMLLTLKCVVDDNGEPTDELSPEALAFCQQHGVTATKVSQIIANKEPAIYTAIQEGLERVNARATSNAQKVQKWIILERDFSIGGGELGPTMKLRRPIVVKMYQEKIDEIYAVTKQ
- the LOC115581084 gene encoding long-chain-fatty-acid--CoA ligase ACSBG2-like, with the protein product MAGKRCCPCGSSIEEPKPVPMSTTAPTLAPADQLWSTSRDKAVRLRMEGSGPASETPMTIHQMFLETVQQYEQFPALAYKKEGRWLTMTWRQYYDQCRAAAKSFLKLGLERYHGVGILGFNSPEWFIADIGSILAGGLGTGIYTTNSPEACQYVAANCEANVLVVEDQKQLNKILQVKDHLPHLKAIVQYKGELQQKEPFLYTWAEFMKLGEDVPEEQLDKMIDSLRANECCSLIYTSGTTGNPKGVMLSHDNVTWTVRMALSIVNLKPAEEVVVSYLPLSHAAAQMFDMWMCICYAVTTYFAEPDALKGSLGTTLKEARPTCFLGVPRVWEKMQEKMRAVGLKASPMRKRVADRAKAIGLQYNYSKMNKENQVPWGFTMANNLVFKKVRAALGLDRCKIFFTGAAPITKETLEYFMSLNIPVMEIYGMSESSGPHTVSSNEENRITSCGKVMPGCKTKLDNPDKDGNGEICFWGRHVFMGYLNMPDKTVEALDQDGWLHSGDLGKHDQHDFLYITGRIKELIITAGGENIPPVPIEDALKAEVPIISNAMLLGDKLKFLSMLLTLKCVVDDNGEPTDELSPEALAFCQQHGVTATKVSQIIANREPAIYTAIQEGLERVNARATSNAQKVQKWIILERDFSIGGGELGPTMKLRRPIVVKMYQEKIEEIYSVMKQ